One Oceanicoccus sagamiensis genomic region harbors:
- a CDS encoding tetratricopeptide repeat protein: protein MMPVFGSDPVAALTMAKQLFRNAGVSNGRVLLITDGVTDNDVDDIDNLLSRSGYELSIMGVGTPDGAPIPARSGFLKDDNGNIIVPQLQRSRLEQLAKYNSGRYTDISLNDNDVSFLLTKLTTELEDNTVLTEREFDQWHDRGPLLALALLPFALLAFRRGWLLILPLLIMVQPQTSHAFEWQDLWQRADQQAAKALEQGDAKAAAKLFKDEQWQASANYKAGDFKNAAQQFAQQDNATGHYNRGNALAKAGQLDKAIAAYNKALTQQPDMEDAAFNKQLLEQLKQQQEQQQEQQQQENQDGEQSDEESQDSEQQDQQQGDPQNQDSEQQQDDQQDSEQQSQQDPQENQDQQDSKQDSEQQDAEESEQEQQQQTEQSEEEQQQSEQQQAQASEQDQQSQQEKQAMEQWLRQIPDDPSGLLRRKFNHESQVRQQQGETQREQPQW, encoded by the coding sequence ATGATGCCAGTATTTGGCAGCGATCCAGTGGCGGCTCTAACCATGGCCAAGCAATTATTTAGAAATGCAGGCGTCAGCAATGGCCGCGTATTACTGATTACCGATGGCGTAACAGACAATGATGTGGATGATATTGACAACCTGCTTAGCCGCAGTGGCTATGAACTATCGATTATGGGAGTTGGCACACCCGATGGCGCACCGATACCAGCAAGGTCCGGTTTTCTCAAAGACGACAACGGCAATATTATTGTGCCGCAATTGCAGCGCTCACGGCTGGAACAGCTGGCCAAGTATAATAGCGGCCGTTATACCGATATCAGCCTAAACGATAATGATGTGAGCTTTCTCTTAACCAAACTGACCACCGAACTTGAAGATAATACGGTACTGACCGAACGGGAATTTGATCAATGGCATGACCGCGGCCCTTTACTGGCCCTGGCCTTATTACCCTTCGCTTTGCTGGCCTTTCGCAGAGGCTGGCTATTGATATTGCCGCTATTGATCATGGTGCAACCGCAAACCAGCCATGCCTTTGAATGGCAAGACCTCTGGCAGCGAGCCGACCAGCAAGCAGCCAAAGCGCTGGAGCAAGGCGACGCAAAAGCCGCAGCCAAACTGTTTAAAGACGAGCAATGGCAAGCCAGCGCCAACTATAAAGCCGGCGATTTTAAAAACGCCGCCCAGCAGTTTGCTCAACAAGACAATGCTACCGGCCACTATAATCGTGGCAACGCCCTGGCTAAAGCCGGTCAACTGGATAAGGCGATTGCCGCCTATAATAAAGCCTTAACACAGCAACCGGATATGGAAGACGCTGCCTTTAATAAGCAATTGCTGGAACAACTTAAACAACAGCAAGAGCAACAACAAGAACAACAGCAGCAAGAAAACCAGGACGGCGAACAATCCGACGAAGAGAGCCAGGACTCAGAACAGCAAGACCAACAGCAAGGTGATCCACAAAATCAGGACAGCGAACAACAACAAGACGACCAGCAAGACAGCGAGCAACAGTCCCAACAGGACCCACAAGAGAATCAGGATCAGCAGGACTCTAAGCAAGATAGCGAACAGCAAGACGCTGAAGAGTCAGAGCAAGAGCAACAACAGCAAACAGAACAAAGCGAAGAGGAACAGCAGCAAAGCGAGCAACAACAGGCTCAAGCCTCAGAGCAAGATCAACAAAGCCAACAGGAAAAGCAAGCTATGGAGCAATGGTTACGGCAAATTCCCGACGACCCTTCTGGCCTGCTACGTCGCAAATTTAATCATGAATCACAAGTTCGCCAGCAGCAGGGTGAAACTCAACGGGAGCAACCACAGTGGTAA
- a CDS encoding BatD family protein, whose translation MQRSIVAFIILIVFNMAVTAAEPVASIDRSVIAIDDTLTLKIRINDGGSYGGPDLSPVKNTFYVLGNSQSSRHMIRNGKSESWTEWVITLMPKRKGRLEIPSINVDGQRTQPISVVVQPSIPTPGGSLEPVFVESEVDTSSVYVQQQLIYTLRIFQSVQLDNMNITEPEFDNAAMEKLGQNSFQRRIQNSPYRVHELRYAIFPQQTGELIIPELVFTANEALARRSVFSLPGQGQRIRKMTQQHTIKVKAPPSSFTGDTWLPAKSLKLIETWSSSPGNITVGDSITRKVTIEAEGLLDSQLPPLSFSPIEGAKFYPDNGSSETTATDKGTLSTRADSAAIIPTREGEITLPEIRLQWWDTKARKIREAVIPASTLTVKPALNNTQGNSTPLAMDHSLPTSPLSTVATGNPSQNLLWQSIAAGFALAWLITLYLWWQLKRNNRVDSTPDTVIIEKVLSEKQAFKQLSKLCRNNDIQAVRPALVEWARSYWPEHSIQSLHDIQGHSDHPSFNSALTQLDNALYGSQQDSSWSGESLLSVIKLIRDSGKSKAVKAEHLKPLYSN comes from the coding sequence ATGCAGCGTTCTATCGTCGCTTTTATTATCCTTATTGTCTTTAATATGGCCGTCACCGCGGCGGAGCCTGTCGCCAGTATCGACCGCAGCGTCATTGCCATCGACGACACCCTGACTCTAAAGATACGTATTAATGATGGCGGTTCTTATGGTGGACCGGATTTAAGCCCGGTAAAAAACACGTTTTATGTGTTAGGTAATAGTCAGAGCAGCCGCCATATGATTCGCAATGGCAAATCAGAGTCCTGGACCGAGTGGGTAATTACCCTCATGCCCAAGCGCAAAGGTCGATTAGAGATCCCCTCAATAAATGTCGACGGGCAACGGACCCAACCCATCTCTGTGGTAGTACAGCCCAGCATCCCAACACCCGGCGGCAGCTTAGAGCCGGTGTTTGTGGAATCGGAAGTGGATACCAGTAGCGTCTATGTGCAGCAACAACTTATCTATACCTTGCGGATTTTTCAATCTGTTCAGCTCGACAATATGAATATTACCGAGCCAGAATTTGATAATGCCGCGATGGAAAAGCTGGGCCAAAATTCTTTTCAACGCCGTATCCAGAACTCCCCTTATCGCGTCCATGAATTACGCTATGCAATTTTTCCACAGCAGACCGGTGAGCTAATTATCCCTGAACTGGTCTTTACCGCCAACGAAGCCCTTGCCCGCCGCTCGGTATTTAGCCTGCCCGGCCAGGGGCAACGGATTAGGAAAATGACCCAGCAGCATACCATTAAAGTCAAAGCCCCACCTTCAAGTTTTACCGGCGATACCTGGCTACCGGCCAAATCCCTTAAGTTGATTGAAACCTGGAGCAGCAGCCCTGGCAATATCACTGTGGGTGACTCTATTACGCGCAAAGTCACTATTGAGGCCGAAGGATTATTGGATTCACAATTACCCCCACTCAGTTTTAGCCCAATAGAAGGGGCTAAGTTTTATCCCGATAACGGCAGCAGCGAAACCACCGCCACCGACAAAGGCACCCTATCAACTCGAGCTGATAGCGCCGCGATTATCCCCACCCGTGAAGGGGAAATCACCCTGCCGGAAATACGGCTACAGTGGTGGGATACCAAAGCCAGAAAAATCCGTGAAGCTGTAATTCCGGCCAGCACGCTAACCGTTAAACCGGCGTTAAATAATACTCAGGGCAATAGCACGCCACTGGCTATGGATCACAGTCTACCAACGTCCCCGCTTTCAACCGTCGCCACCGGCAACCCCAGTCAAAACCTGCTATGGCAAAGTATCGCCGCGGGCTTTGCTTTAGCCTGGCTGATAACGCTGTATCTGTGGTGGCAATTAAAGCGCAATAACCGTGTCGATAGCACACCCGATACAGTGATCATTGAAAAAGTGCTGTCCGAAAAACAGGCTTTTAAGCAACTCAGCAAGCTCTGTCGCAATAATGATATTCAAGCCGTGCGCCCGGCACTGGTTGAATGGGCAAGAAGCTACTGGCCTGAGCATAGCATTCAAAGCCTGCATGATATTCAGGGCCACAGCGATCACCCCTCTTTTAATAGCGCCCTGACGCAACTGGATAATGCGCTCTATGGCAGTCAACAGGACAGTAGTTGGAGCGGTGAGAGTTTATTATCAGTAATTAAACTGATAAGGGACAGTGGTAAGAGCAAAGCTGTTAAGGCGGAGCATTTAAAGCCTTTGTACTCCAATTAG
- a CDS encoding TonB-dependent receptor codes for MRLQISVILLLLFLGSNYSLAVSQLSPTGKHSAPYTIEEVVVTAQKREELLQEVPIAISVLSEQQLLQQGISSLSDLLAGTVTSLNINPYAASPSTLVMAIRGNGPGDVATPSRDTSVAVYLDEIYLGRGHGLNFELAELERIEVLRGPQGTLYGRNATAGAINLVSKRPAGEFGIRQGLELGSDNLQSHDTHIDLPLWAGIATKIDYLHTERDGWVNNTAPGEHDYNAYDKDGYRISFDFNASDNLILGYTYNDSDTEVTQVYYQFYIDNLGLFGDEGGRQSKTRFPVSPLEPTRSEQQFHSFSVDWALSDSLNFLSLSSYRELEDKTRNNWAGSAYFNGLVEVNDMDQQQFSQEFRFWGRMDRLDWVAGVYYFEEETDESLEQFFSLDVFGLITGTPLTPIVPITNYDVFIDAVSPARMIETELESTSIYGQATWTPPVLDDQLEITLGARYTHENKSGARTSGEYKPFSVSDNDQTDPSITFNYHWTETISTYAKWSNAHRSGGINSRSRDLVPHEHEEVELIELGMKLQGWDNRLIINTALFSTDYEGMFIDIFDPNDLTISETINSSDTVTVEGAEVDLVLQPLAGLTLGLSYTYLNGDFSPQPNPLANNAPEKFLLTQTPQHVGAVTVDYEWPRFKVGLLTGHLDVVSSSDYNHWYSGGKAHPDGYLLVNARAELAEIPLSSGDYGQLSLAVWGKNLTDEEYVVSSFNFEVSVVHAYGEPRSAGVAIRYEY; via the coding sequence ATGCGTTTACAGATTAGCGTTATTCTTTTATTACTGTTTCTTGGTTCCAATTATTCTCTAGCTGTCTCTCAGCTCTCTCCAACAGGAAAACATTCAGCACCCTATACAATCGAAGAGGTTGTTGTTACTGCACAAAAACGGGAAGAGCTGTTACAAGAGGTTCCCATTGCAATTTCCGTACTATCAGAACAGCAACTGCTACAACAAGGTATCAGCAGCCTGAGTGATTTATTAGCAGGCACTGTGACTTCCTTAAATATTAATCCCTATGCAGCTTCTCCCTCAACTCTGGTTATGGCGATAAGAGGTAATGGCCCTGGTGATGTGGCGACACCTTCCAGAGACACCAGTGTTGCTGTCTATCTGGATGAAATTTACCTCGGAAGAGGGCATGGCTTAAATTTTGAGCTGGCAGAACTGGAGCGTATTGAAGTGTTGCGAGGTCCGCAAGGAACGCTTTACGGGCGCAATGCTACAGCAGGGGCTATTAATCTTGTATCAAAGCGTCCGGCTGGTGAGTTTGGTATTCGTCAGGGGCTGGAGTTGGGTAGTGATAATTTGCAGAGTCACGATACGCATATCGATTTACCCCTATGGGCAGGTATTGCCACCAAAATCGATTATCTGCATACCGAGCGGGACGGCTGGGTTAATAATACGGCCCCAGGAGAGCATGATTACAACGCTTATGATAAAGATGGTTACCGCATAAGTTTTGACTTTAATGCCTCGGATAATCTGATCTTGGGCTATACCTATAATGATAGCGATACTGAAGTCACCCAGGTTTATTATCAGTTTTATATCGATAATTTGGGCTTGTTTGGCGATGAAGGCGGGCGGCAGAGTAAGACGCGTTTTCCGGTTTCTCCCCTGGAGCCCACCCGCTCGGAGCAACAATTCCATAGTTTCTCTGTGGATTGGGCATTATCAGATTCGCTGAACTTTTTATCACTGTCATCTTATCGGGAGCTTGAAGATAAAACGCGAAATAACTGGGCTGGCTCCGCTTACTTTAATGGCTTGGTAGAAGTTAATGATATGGATCAGCAGCAGTTTTCTCAGGAGTTTCGTTTCTGGGGACGTATGGACCGCCTGGATTGGGTGGCGGGTGTTTATTACTTTGAAGAAGAAACCGATGAGTCCTTAGAGCAGTTCTTTTCACTGGATGTTTTTGGTTTGATTACTGGTACCCCCTTAACACCGATTGTGCCGATTACTAATTATGATGTATTTATCGATGCGGTTTCGCCAGCCAGAATGATAGAAACCGAACTTGAATCCACCTCAATTTATGGTCAGGCCACCTGGACCCCTCCGGTACTGGATGACCAGCTGGAAATAACGCTCGGTGCTCGTTATACCCATGAAAATAAATCGGGAGCTCGTACCTCGGGCGAGTATAAACCTTTTAGTGTTTCCGATAACGATCAAACAGACCCCTCCATTACTTTTAACTATCACTGGACGGAGACAATCTCTACCTATGCAAAGTGGAGTAACGCTCATCGCAGTGGCGGTATCAATTCCCGTTCCAGGGATTTGGTGCCTCATGAACATGAAGAGGTGGAATTAATTGAGTTGGGTATGAAGCTTCAGGGCTGGGATAACCGTCTGATTATTAATACCGCGCTATTTAGTACCGATTACGAGGGTATGTTTATCGATATCTTCGACCCGAATGATTTAACCATCAGTGAAACCATCAATTCATCCGATACCGTAACGGTAGAGGGGGCTGAAGTCGATTTGGTGTTGCAGCCACTGGCCGGGCTAACGCTAGGGCTTAGTTATACCTATTTAAATGGCGATTTCTCACCGCAGCCCAACCCCTTGGCTAATAATGCTCCGGAGAAATTTCTGCTGACTCAAACTCCGCAACATGTGGGCGCTGTTACTGTGGATTATGAGTGGCCACGTTTTAAGGTCGGTTTGTTAACGGGGCATTTGGATGTTGTCTCGTCATCCGATTACAACCATTGGTACTCGGGAGGTAAGGCCCACCCGGACGGTTATCTACTGGTTAACGCCAGGGCCGAGTTGGCAGAGATACCTTTGTCCTCGGGGGATTATGGTCAGTTAAGCTTGGCGGTGTGGGGTAAAAATTTAACGGATGAAGAATATGTAGTTTCATCGTTTAATTTTGAAGTCTCCGTTGTACATGCCTATGGCGAACCACGCTCTGCTGGTGTGGCTATAAGGTATGAATACTAA
- a CDS encoding helix-turn-helix transcriptional regulator, with translation MDSISKELKSFKEESLHVLRMARTPKSFTQVTQKIMSDLDFSNFDITVVGNDLDLKCILSTMPKTLLATYVAEELGRGDLANECISLSSAPMYYSDIYEYISISPVRLSQFETTMQSYNLMADYSFYDSFCSPFQYRPDKKMIFSIVSEATKPEDFKRLVLDRRAKITSLLNIVFELLNQSDFLPIDDIKETHSLTNKQLAILEAMGKYSMTQQQAADYARLTESTVKSYCKLIKAKLGVSTMAGAVFEAVRLGLIAQD, from the coding sequence ATGGATAGTATCTCCAAAGAGTTAAAATCGTTCAAGGAAGAGTCGCTACATGTATTAAGGATGGCGAGAACACCAAAATCTTTTACTCAAGTCACTCAAAAAATCATGTCTGATTTGGATTTTTCAAATTTTGATATTACCGTTGTTGGTAATGACCTGGATTTGAAGTGTATTTTGTCAACAATGCCAAAGACCCTGTTGGCTACCTATGTGGCTGAGGAGTTGGGTCGGGGTGATTTGGCTAATGAATGCATCAGTTTGTCTTCGGCGCCCATGTACTATTCAGATATTTATGAATATATTTCAATCAGCCCGGTTAGGCTAAGTCAATTTGAAACGACCATGCAATCCTATAATCTAATGGCGGATTACAGTTTCTATGACTCTTTTTGCAGCCCTTTCCAGTACCGGCCCGACAAAAAAATGATTTTTTCTATTGTTTCTGAAGCGACCAAACCCGAAGACTTTAAACGTTTGGTACTGGATCGTCGGGCAAAGATAACCAGCCTGCTAAATATTGTTTTTGAACTGTTAAATCAGTCTGATTTTCTGCCTATAGATGATATCAAAGAGACGCATAGCTTAACGAATAAGCAGCTGGCTATTTTGGAGGCGATGGGGAAGTACTCTATGACTCAGCAGCAGGCGGCTGATTATGCACGGTTAACGGAATCTACGGTTAAATCTTATTGTAAATTAATCAAGGCAAAATTAGGGGTTTCAACGATGGCTGGTGCCGTTTTTGAGGCGGTTAGGTTGGGTCTGATTGCGCAGGATTGA
- a CDS encoding phosphoadenosine phosphosulfate reductase family protein: MSLDLDTLNQQLKDLSPVEIVRWATGLGKTVIATTSFAPNAAAMLNVIVEADNTIPVVWVDSGYNVPDTYRVAEVIMDKLQPNMQIYIPQWTAERRNAIMGGIPHPDDDPEVHEEFTRQVKLEPFQKALDDLQPEVWVSGIRREETEFRKSLDILSIDNRGILKVAPFFYWSEEQVQDYMDNNELPSCRHYFDPTKVEDGRECGLHTSA, translated from the coding sequence ATGAGTTTGGATCTGGATACATTAAATCAGCAATTAAAGGACTTATCGCCTGTGGAGATTGTGCGCTGGGCTACTGGCTTGGGTAAGACAGTTATTGCCACCACCAGTTTTGCTCCCAATGCTGCGGCCATGCTAAATGTGATTGTTGAAGCAGATAATACGATTCCAGTGGTGTGGGTTGATAGTGGGTATAACGTCCCCGATACCTACCGGGTGGCGGAAGTCATTATGGATAAGCTTCAGCCCAATATGCAGATTTATATCCCCCAGTGGACCGCCGAGCGTCGCAACGCCATTATGGGTGGTATTCCGCATCCGGATGATGACCCGGAAGTGCATGAAGAATTTACTCGTCAGGTAAAGCTGGAGCCTTTTCAAAAAGCACTGGATGATTTGCAGCCTGAAGTATGGGTTAGCGGTATTCGTCGCGAAGAGACGGAGTTTAGAAAAAGCCTGGATATCCTCTCTATTGATAACCGCGGTATTTTAAAGGTAGCGCCGTTTTTCTATTGGAGTGAAGAGCAGGTGCAAGATTATATGGACAATAATGAGCTGCCCAGCTGTCGTCACTATTTCGACCCTACCAAAGTGGAAGATGGCCGCGAGTGCGGCTTGCATACTTCAGCTTAA
- a CDS encoding MarR family winged helix-turn-helix transcriptional regulator, translating to MAETNRAELLLGLIVETLQLSQRLQLQGDQLTKDLDLTSSRWGVLGIVSSAEKALTASDLARRMQLKPQTVQRFVSALEQKGFISLVDNPGHKRARLIQLTTKGERALVSLRERELDWAKTAAGRLKAADIERATELLAQVKDNISQ from the coding sequence GTGGCAGAGACTAACCGTGCGGAATTACTACTTGGCTTGATTGTTGAGACCTTACAGCTATCCCAAAGGCTGCAACTTCAGGGTGATCAATTAACCAAAGACCTTGATCTAACCAGTTCACGCTGGGGCGTGCTGGGCATTGTGTCATCGGCTGAAAAGGCCTTAACCGCCTCTGACCTTGCCCGCAGAATGCAGTTAAAGCCACAGACCGTGCAGCGTTTTGTGTCTGCTCTGGAGCAAAAAGGCTTTATTAGCCTGGTGGATAACCCGGGTCATAAGCGCGCCAGACTTATCCAACTAACCACCAAAGGGGAGAGGGCACTGGTTAGCCTCAGGGAAAGGGAATTGGATTGGGCTAAAACCGCTGCCGGAAGATTAAAGGCCGCAGATATTGAGCGGGCTACAGAGCTGTTGGCTCAGGTAAAAGACAATATCAGTCAGTAA
- a CDS encoding DUF1838 family protein, translating to MSFTPNLIRQYMAPNSDASSAGGPGGHSGHSLDFTIPKDNLYAFGKLWFSFDDKPCIAAFHGLNFGMVGDQRLKPLFGYTGFGMFQSKLLDNGNVRIRGKEVGYFNDPITGDILETWDNPYTGETVEVFNFLNDAIRGELTPEMPKFQFGDADDAPTLMNEGTIKTREDGSAPFILPWERYGDNVMLAWDYTHRYKNPVTKDKWPKAHTGTYINPSEHFTFQTNYDRLADRSIPSADFACGFSRMSPWWPWMKMGGSGVEGMIFGRMNSHKSNQGLTDVPPKVLAYTEKHHPEYLEAPDDWDDGFPKGTWESYAEHVPPEV from the coding sequence ATGTCTTTTACGCCGAATTTAATCCGCCAGTATATGGCGCCAAACTCTGATGCTTCATCTGCGGGCGGGCCTGGCGGCCACAGCGGTCACTCGTTGGATTTCACCATTCCAAAAGATAACCTCTATGCTTTTGGCAAACTCTGGTTTAGCTTTGATGACAAACCCTGTATTGCCGCTTTTCACGGTTTAAACTTTGGCATGGTGGGCGACCAGCGGCTAAAACCTCTATTTGGCTACACCGGTTTTGGTATGTTCCAATCCAAGCTGCTAGACAATGGCAATGTGCGTATTCGCGGTAAAGAGGTAGGGTATTTTAATGACCCTATCACCGGCGATATTTTAGAAACCTGGGACAATCCATACACCGGCGAAACGGTGGAAGTGTTTAACTTTCTCAACGATGCTATTCGCGGTGAACTGACACCTGAAATGCCGAAGTTCCAGTTTGGCGATGCGGATGATGCCCCCACCCTAATGAATGAAGGCACGATCAAAACCCGAGAAGATGGCTCAGCACCTTTTATTTTGCCTTGGGAACGCTACGGGGATAATGTCATGCTGGCCTGGGACTATACCCACCGCTATAAAAACCCGGTGACCAAAGATAAATGGCCCAAAGCCCATACCGGCACCTATATTAATCCTTCTGAGCATTTTACCTTTCAGACCAATTATGACCGACTGGCAGACCGCTCTATCCCCTCGGCGGATTTTGCCTGTGGCTTCTCACGTATGTCACCCTGGTGGCCCTGGATGAAAATGGGCGGCAGCGGTGTTGAAGGGATGATCTTTGGCCGCATGAATTCCCATAAGAGCAATCAGGGCTTAACGGATGTGCCACCCAAAGTATTGGCCTATACCGAAAAGCATCACCCTGAATATTTAGAAGCCCCCGATGATTGGGATGATGGCTTCCCTAAAGGCACTTGGGAGTCTTATGCGGAGCATGTACCGCCTGAAGTCTAA
- a CDS encoding GFA family protein translates to MEHQSVGGSCLCGKARYQITGNLGIFQYCHCSRCQKFTGSAHASNLFVGPEQFSWLAGEEFVGRFEPADTRYFATAFCQQCGSSMPWLSKSGKALIIPAGTLDDDPGINPFQNIFYGSRACWYQEVGEMPLHDTMPPRKKPE, encoded by the coding sequence ATGGAGCATCAGTCTGTCGGCGGGAGCTGCCTGTGTGGTAAAGCGCGCTATCAAATTACCGGCAACCTTGGCATCTTTCAATACTGCCATTGCAGCCGTTGCCAAAAATTTACCGGCAGTGCCCATGCGTCTAACTTATTTGTTGGCCCCGAGCAGTTTAGTTGGCTTGCCGGTGAAGAGTTTGTTGGGCGCTTTGAACCCGCCGATACCCGGTATTTTGCTACGGCCTTTTGCCAGCAATGCGGCTCTTCAATGCCATGGTTATCCAAAAGTGGCAAAGCCCTGATTATTCCTGCTGGAACTTTAGATGATGACCCTGGTATAAACCCTTTCCAGAATATTTTTTATGGTTCCAGAGCTTGTTGGTACCAAGAGGTGGGGGAGATGCCGCTGCACGATACTATGCCACCGCGGAAAAAACCTGAATGA
- a CDS encoding AzlD domain-containing protein produces MIWLMILLMALLVFSSRYLFLEPKLPLRLGPKMLQFLSYSMPAVLTAIFAPIVFIQDNSLAISLDNYYLLCGLLAAALAWLTRNTLITIVVSMGLFFFLHQG; encoded by the coding sequence ATGATCTGGTTAATGATCTTGCTGATGGCCTTATTGGTGTTTAGCAGCCGTTATCTATTTTTGGAGCCCAAACTGCCTTTGCGTCTGGGGCCAAAAATGTTGCAGTTTTTAAGTTATTCTATGCCTGCGGTACTCACGGCTATTTTTGCGCCCATCGTTTTTATTCAAGATAATAGTTTGGCTATCAGTCTGGATAATTACTATCTGCTCTGTGGTCTATTGGCCGCTGCTTTGGCCTGGCTTACCCGTAATACCTTGATCACTATTGTGGTGAGTATGGGGCTTTTTTTCTTTTTGCATCAAGGCTAA